CCATCGCGTCTACCAGGAAAAGGTGGTGAGGGAGACGGACCCGCGCGGGCTCCCGTACTACTGGATCGGGGCGGGGCCACCCGTGTGGAGCGAGGACGAGGCCTCCGACATCGCGGCGGTGCATCGCGGGCTGGCCAGCGTCACGCCCTTGCACATGGATCTGACGCATCACGGCGCCCTCCAGCGCATGGCCGAGTGGGATGGCGCGCTCACCGCGCTGCTCAAGAAGCGGCCGCGATGATGCACTCCGGCAACGGTCAGGCGGGGACGCAGCGTCTCGCGCGGGAGCGCGAGCGGATGGTCGCCGAGCAGCTGGTCCCGCGGGGGATCAAGGACCCGCGAGTCCTGGAGGCCATGGGAAAAGTTCCGCGGCATCTCTTCGTGGACGAGGCCCTGCGGGACAAGGCCTATGGCGATCACCCGCTCCCCATCGGCGAGGGCCAGACGATCTCCCAGCCCTTCATGGTCGGGCGGATGACCGAGCTCCTGCGGCTCACGGGGACGGAAAAAGTGCTCGAAGTCGGGACGGGCAGCGGGTACCAGGCCGCGGTGCTGGCCCAGCTGGCCGCGCGCGTCTGCGCCATCGAGCGGCTGGCCAAGCTGGCCACGCGCGCCCGCGAGACGCTCGAGCGCCTCGGCATCACCAATGTCTGGGTGCGCACGGCCAACGGCACCTTCGGCTGGCCGGACGAGGCGCCCTTCGATCGCATCCTGGTGGCTGCGGCCGGACCGTCCGTTCCGCCCCCCCTTCTCGAGCAACTGGCCGAGGGAGGCCGGATGGTGATGCCCGTGGGCCAGGCGGACTACCAAAGGCTGCAGGTCATCGACAAGATCGGAGGCCAGGCGCGTGTCACCGAGGACTCCGAGTGCGTCTTCGTGAAGTTGATCGGCAAGTTCGCGTGGGAAGCGTAAAATAGCCAGGTCGGGCGGGGCGTAGCGCAGCTTGGTAGCGCGCCTGCTTCGGGAGCAGGAGGTCGCTGGTTCAAATCCAGTCGCCCCGACCATTTTCCTTTCGCGCCATCGCTCGTGAGCATGACCTTCATTCGGAGCGCCGCGGAGATCGTCGTCGAGGGACGCGTGCAGGGCGTGGGCTACCGTTACTTCGCCCATCGCAAGGCCGCGCAGCTCGGGCTCCATGGCTATGTCATGAACCTCAAGGACGGGAGAGTGCGCGTGCGAGTGGAAGGCAGCCGGCAGCTGATCGAGGAGCTGGCCCGCGAGCTCGAGAAGGGCCCGCCCCTGGCCGGCGTCGCCTCGGTGTCGATCAGCTGGCGGCCGCCCACGGGACGCTTCACGTCCTTCCAGGTGCGCTACGCGGAGTTCGACGCGTGAAGCATCCGCACCGCCGGCGGGCCATCGGCATCGGTCTCTTGCTTCCCGGGCTGCTCCTGGCCCAGCCGTGCTTCGGCCACGCCGAGAGCCGCTCATCGAAGCCACCTACGCACAAGATCGCCCCCACGTCGTCGCAAGGCGATCGCAAGGCGCGGCCCCAACCCAAGGCGCAAGCGCCTCACAAGACGGTGGTCCACGTGGTCCGCCGCGGCGACACCGTCAGTCGCCTCGCCGTGCACTACGGCGTCAGGCGTCAGGCCATCATCGAGGCCAATCATCTGAACCGGCCCGAGCAGCTCCGCCTCGGACAGCGCCTGAGCATTCCGAGCGGGCGCGCCCTGACCGGGGAGCGCACAGCGTTCCGGATCGAGGGTGTGGAAAGCGGAGGCGACGTGCTGCTGGTGAGGACGGGCAAGCGTCGCGTCGCCACCCGGCTGTCCATGGTGGCGCCGGAGCTCGAGCTGCAAGCCGCGGGACTGATCTGGCCCATCGAGGGCAACGTCGTCTCGCCCTTCGGCCGGCGGCTGAGAGGCTGGCACGCGGGGACTGATATCCAGGCCGAGCTCGGCACGCCCATCCTGGCCGCGGGCGACGGGCTGGTAATCGCCAGCGGGCAGGAGGGCGGCTACGGGCGCATCATCCGCATCCAGCATCAGGGTGCGATCGTGACCGTGTACGCGCACAACCTGGAAAACTTCGTCGGGGTGGGCGAATGGGTCACCGCCGGCATGATCATCGGCACGGTCGGACGCAGTGGTAGCGCGAGCGCGCCCCATCTGCACTTCGAGGTTCGCCACGAGGGCCTGGCCTACAACCCGCTGCAGTTCTTGCCGCCCCGGGAGGTCATCGAGCTGCGGCCCGACGACGCGCCCGACCAGCCCGCCGAGTCGGCGCGGGCGCGTGGGGTGGGCGACAAAGATAATGAATGAGCCAGGCGGTGACGCCTCTCGCGCCGAACTCGTAGACCTCGACGACGCGGGCGAGCCCCTCGAGACGCTGCTGACCCGTGACCCGGCCGAGCTGGCCGGGCACAAGGAAAGGCCCGAGGTCGCCGCGCGCGGCCGTGAGCTGCTCTCCCTCTACCTGCGCGACATCGCCAAGGTCCCTCTGCTGACGCCCGAGGAAGAGCAGGAGCTCGCCCGTCGCGTCCAGGCGGGCGATGCGGCCGCGGAGCGCCGACTGACCGAGGCCAATCTCCGTCTGGTCGTGCGCGTGGCCCGACGCTACCTTCACCGCGGCCTGTCCCTCCTCGATCTCATCGAAGAGGGCAACCTTGGACTGCTGCAGGCTGTGCGGAAGTTCCAGCCGGGGCGGGGCACGCGCTTCTCGACTTACGCGGTCTGGTGGATACGCCAGGCCGTCACCCGCGCGCTGGCCAACCAGGCGCGAATCATTCGCCTGCCCGTGCACGTCGAGCAGCTCCTGGGTCAGTACGCGAAGAAGAAGACCGCGCTCACCCAGGAGCTGGGGCGCGCCCCCACCACGGAAGAGATCGCCAAGGCGATGGGGCAGCCGCTGGACGAGATCGAGCACCTCGAGCGGGTGAGCCAGCGGCCGGTTTCCCTCGACTCCCCGGTCGACGCGGATGGCTCCAGCACGCTGCAGGACATCGTGAAAGACGCCGACCCGCTGCCCGGCGGCCTGGCCGCCGCACTCCGGGCCCGTGACGATCTGGTGGGGCTGCTCGCGGATCTGCCCGACCAGGAGCGCACCGTCGTGAGCCTGCGCTTCGGGCTCTCCGGCGATGGGCCCCTGACGCTCGAGGCCATCGGCAAGCGCCTGGGCGTCACCCGCGAGCGCGTGCGCCAGGTCGAAGACGCCGCGCTTCAGCGCCTGCGCCGCCTCCTGGCCGCCCGCGGCGTCGACGCGGGCGATCTCCTGTGAGCAGGTGAGCGAGGCCGATGGACAAGATCAGCCGGATGGGCCCGCCGGAAGCGCTGAGCGTCACCGACGGGCTCTACTCCTTCGTTGTGAAGCTGAACGAGCCGCCCGCGGGCCACTGGATCTACGCCTTCAAGCTGGCCAAGGCGTCCGGGGACGTCGATCCCGAGCGCGTGGTCTTCGACCCGGAGCGCGGCCTCCTCTTCGCCAGCGAAGAGCGCCTAGTGCGCGACTGGATCCAGCACATCGATCTCTGGATCCTCGCCGCCAATGCCCAGGTGGCCGCCGACGAGGCCGCGGAGGACAAGCGCAAGGCCGAGGCCCAGGCCCGCGGCCAGCGGGAGACCCTGCTCAAGCAGGTCAACGAGAAATTCAAGAACCTGTAGCGGATGGTAGAATCGACTCGTCGCACGCGATTCTTCCGGGCCCCCGTAGCTCAGGTGGATAGAGCAGCAGTTTCCTAAACTGCGGGCCGGGTGTTCGAGTCACCCCGGGGGCACCACATGTCATTGCACTCAGTCGAAGCGGCTGAGAATTCAGCAGCTTGAACGGCTTTCGCTTCGGTATATCCGCCATTTCGTTCATATCGTCTCTCTCGGTATCCGAGACTCGGACACCAAGCCAGCCCTTGAAGAAGTTGCCGAGCGTGGGTCCCTGAGCGACCCCTCTAAGGGGCCCTCCTCCCGGGACGAACCCCCCGAGAACGGCCAGACGTCCAAAGGGTGGTGCAGGTCAGCGGGCGGACAGCGAGAGCGCGCTCCCGCCGCTAAAGTTCATCCTTGAGAGGAGATGGCGATGCGGCTACGAGTGCTCGTGATCGCGGCTCTGGTGGGCATGCTCGCGGCCTCGACCGGCGTGGCCGCTCAATCTCTCACCCCACACTTCCCCGGGTGGGAGCGTTACTTCGCGGTGAGCTGGGAGCCGCTCGACCGGCGAGGCCAACCGTACCTCAGCGGCTACATTGTGAGCAGTTACGGCGTCACGGCAACCCGCGTCCAGCTCCTCGTGGACAGCCTCGACTCATCGGGGCAGATCGTCGCCCAGCGAGTGGAGTGGTTGGTCGGCAGCAACCTGCCGGGATTCTCAACCACCTACTTCGAAGTCCCCATTCGCCAGCCGGGGTCGCGCTATCGCGTGAGCGTGTTCGCCTTCGACTTCGTGCAGTCGGCGCGGATCGAGTTTCAGGCTCCCTAACGCGCCCGGGCAGCCCGGCGCGGTCGTGACCCACTAACGCGGGGCGACGGAGGCGTTTTCGTCCGCGAGGGCTTCGGTGGTACGCTGGTCTTGGCCATTTGTCTCTACCTTGGTCGGTTAGGGGAATGAGCCAGCCCTCGGCGTGCTCACGCACGCCGGGGGTGTTGTACGTCTAGCCGCCCCCATCATCGCAGCAGCTCCGTCACCGGCACGTCGAGAAGCCTTTGCAAGGCGTTCAAGCGCGGCGATCCTGCCGAGTGGCCCTCCGATGATAGGATGATGGGACTCGCCGGCGGGGAGCCCCTCGCGCGGGCTCGCGCCCGGCGGATCTTCGCGACAAGGAGTGCCGATGCCTGCGGTCGATCCTCACCCCGTGCCCGTCGTCGTCGACAGGAATCACCTGATTCCCATGCCGGACGGCGTGGAGCTGGCGGGGGACTGCTATCGGCCGGCCGAGCCCGGGCGCTGGCCGGCGATCCTGACGCTCATCCCGTACCACAAGGACGGGCGGGGCGGGCGGCTCGACGTGGAGGCGGTGAACCGGTACTTCGCCGGGCGCGGGTACGCGGCCTTGACCGTGGACCTCCGGGGCCTCGGGAGCTCCGGCGGGGTGAACCGCTTCCCCTTCGACCCGCAGGAGGCGCGCGACGGCCACGAGGTGGTCGAGTGGATCGCGCGCCAGCCCTGGTGCGACGGGAACGTCGGGATGTGGGGTGTCTCCTATGGCGGGATCACGGCGCTCAGCGTCGCCGCGACCCAGCCGCCCCACCTCAAAGCCATCGTGCCAATCCACGCCTCGGCCGACCTCTACCACGACGTGGTCGCGCCAGACGGGTGCCGGGGCGGCTTCTGGCTGGGCGCCGACTGGGGCCCGCGGATGGTGGCCTACAACCTGATGCCGCCGCTCTTCCAGGACCCGGAGGGTCGCTGGGCGCGGGTCTGGGCCGAGCGCCTCGAGGCCACCGGGCCGTGGCTCTTCGCCTGGTGGGACCATCCGGACTTCGACACGTTCTGGCAGTCCCGGGTGACACGCGTCAACCGCATCGCGTGCCCGACGTTTGCCATCGGCGGCTGGCGTGACCTCTACTGCGAGGCGACCGTCCGGGACTTCGGTCGCATCCTCGCCCCGAAGCGGCTCCTCATGGGCCCCTGGAAGCACGCCTTCCCCGACGTGGCGCTCGAGGCGCCGGCAGCGGGGCTCCACGAGATCGAGCGGTGGTGGGAGCGCTGGCTCCGGGGGAAGGACGACGGCATCATGGACGAGCCGCCGGTCCGGCTCTACGTCCAGGGCGACGGTGCCGGGTGGCGACACGAGGCGGGCTGGCCTCCCGCGCGAGTCCGGCCGACTCCCTGGTACCTCCACGCGGACGGCGGGCTCCGCCCGGAAGCGCCGGGCGCCGGCTCGGCGCCAAGCGCCTACGCCTACGATCCGACCGTGGGGCTCGACTCGCTGGGATGGGACCCGTGGACGACGGCGCTGGATCCAACGTTCCCCTGCGACCAGAGCGGCGACGACGCCCGCTCGCTGGCCTTCACGTCCGCGCCGCTCGACGCGCCGCTCGAGATCCTCGGCAGCCCGGCCGCCGTGCTGGAGGTGGC
The window above is part of the Candidatus Methylomirabilota bacterium genome. Proteins encoded here:
- a CDS encoding protein-L-isoaspartate(D-aspartate) O-methyltransferase, giving the protein MHSGNGQAGTQRLARERERMVAEQLVPRGIKDPRVLEAMGKVPRHLFVDEALRDKAYGDHPLPIGEGQTISQPFMVGRMTELLRLTGTEKVLEVGTGSGYQAAVLAQLAARVCAIERLAKLATRARETLERLGITNVWVRTANGTFGWPDEAPFDRILVAAAGPSVPPPLLEQLAEGGRMVMPVGQADYQRLQVIDKIGGQARVTEDSECVFVKLIGKFAWEA
- a CDS encoding acylphosphatase; the encoded protein is MTFIRSAAEIVVEGRVQGVGYRYFAHRKAAQLGLHGYVMNLKDGRVRVRVEGSRQLIEELARELEKGPPLAGVASVSISWRPPTGRFTSFQVRYAEFDA
- a CDS encoding M23 family metallopeptidase, encoding MKHPHRRRAIGIGLLLPGLLLAQPCFGHAESRSSKPPTHKIAPTSSQGDRKARPQPKAQAPHKTVVHVVRRGDTVSRLAVHYGVRRQAIIEANHLNRPEQLRLGQRLSIPSGRALTGERTAFRIEGVESGGDVLLVRTGKRRVATRLSMVAPELELQAAGLIWPIEGNVVSPFGRRLRGWHAGTDIQAELGTPILAAGDGLVIASGQEGGYGRIIRIQHQGAIVTVYAHNLENFVGVGEWVTAGMIIGTVGRSGSASAPHLHFEVRHEGLAYNPLQFLPPREVIELRPDDAPDQPAESARARGVGDKDNE
- a CDS encoding sigma-70 family RNA polymerase sigma factor, yielding MNEPGGDASRAELVDLDDAGEPLETLLTRDPAELAGHKERPEVAARGRELLSLYLRDIAKVPLLTPEEEQELARRVQAGDAAAERRLTEANLRLVVRVARRYLHRGLSLLDLIEEGNLGLLQAVRKFQPGRGTRFSTYAVWWIRQAVTRALANQARIIRLPVHVEQLLGQYAKKKTALTQELGRAPTTEEIAKAMGQPLDEIEHLERVSQRPVSLDSPVDADGSSTLQDIVKDADPLPGGLAAALRARDDLVGLLADLPDQERTVVSLRFGLSGDGPLTLEAIGKRLGVTRERVRQVEDAALQRLRRLLAARGVDAGDLL
- a CDS encoding CocE/NonD family hydrolase, whose translation is MPAVDPHPVPVVVDRNHLIPMPDGVELAGDCYRPAEPGRWPAILTLIPYHKDGRGGRLDVEAVNRYFAGRGYAALTVDLRGLGSSGGVNRFPFDPQEARDGHEVVEWIARQPWCDGNVGMWGVSYGGITALSVAATQPPHLKAIVPIHASADLYHDVVAPDGCRGGFWLGADWGPRMVAYNLMPPLFQDPEGRWARVWAERLEATGPWLFAWWDHPDFDTFWQSRVTRVNRIACPTFAIGGWRDLYCEATVRDFGRILAPKRLLMGPWKHAFPDVALEAPAAGLHEIERWWERWLRGKDDGIMDEPPVRLYVQGDGAGWRHEAGWPPARVRPTPWYLHADGGLRPEAPGAGSAPSAYAYDPTVGLDSLGWDPWTTALDPTFPCDQSGDDARSLAFTSAPLDAPLEILGSPAAVLEVAASAGPLCVTAKLAAVAPGGRSTLVATGWLDLELRESPTRRVAVEPGARYRVTVPLRATAYRVPAGHRLRLSVACADFPRIWPTPRPATLTLFHGASHVVVPVAPNQAPALAPPAWGPLQPEHLHGPADLGGGQRWETRHDLGADVVTLDGTKEEHQQLDPLTRLHTRHHYLANVAARRPDAARMSSTTEVRIERPVTATELTVTTVTTTYQVSVTATITVDGSPFWKWNGVRLCNLSSRPSLTSPPSSSPEPHPAKPDPEGG